A stretch of DNA from Sebastes fasciatus isolate fSebFas1 chromosome 16, fSebFas1.pri, whole genome shotgun sequence:
gtgtatgtatattgaGAGTAACAAAAtaccggagtcaaattcctcGTATGTGTTCACACTTTACACACTTACTCAGCCTTTAgagctgattctgattcttatcCCAGTCGAGTGGCGTGTAGTGTCATATTCACACAGTGTGTCATACTGTTTTGTTTACCCCATTGCAGTGAAAGTCTTGTTTAAACCACGTCTATGAAGCAGTATGtcaccccaccaccaccaccaccaccaccaccaacagcCCCACATAATGAAGAGAAATGGTGTGACCTACTGATTCTATGACGCACTCTGTGCAGGAGAACATGGCGCCCACGATGGCGAAGTTCTTGGCGTACGACATCCCCCTCTGGCCCATGTCTCTGAGGACTTCTCGCGCCGTTGGAGTTTTCAGGGGGTCTTTGGGGTCGAAGCCGACGTTGGTATCGATGCCGGCGGTGAAAACGCCAAAAGCTCCTCCGAGGACGAACCCTGTGGAGAACAAAAAACACCAACATGAATGTCTGCGCAATAAATCACAACTATATTCACAGGCTTGAGAGGAATAAAGGATGCACGCTGTTGTGCTATTCTGCAGTGATCTGACAAAATGTTACTGCCCTTAAGTTTATTGATCATGCATGTGTGATGTACAGGAAACATTATAATAAGGCTGCAACTGACAATTACTTTCTATTATCTATTAATTGATCTGTACAATACTGAATCATCAACACAGATTCCCTAAGCCCGAGGTGtcgtcttcaaattgcttgcaaaagtaaattatttttattaaagaacaaaacactgtaacttgcacactttgctaatgtatatatagtatgttattgcacactttgctaatttatatatagtatgttattgcacactttactaatgtatatagtatgttattgcacactttactaatgtatatagtatgttattgcacactttactaatgtatatagtatgttattgcacactttactaatgtatgtagtatgttattgcacactttactaatgtatatagtatgttattgcacactttactaatgtatatagtatgttattgcacacctgctaatgtatgtagtatgttattgcacacctgctaatgtatatagtgggttattctatgtttataatttagatttttttttatgctagttGTAATAGTCAGGTATATGTATAGTGTATTCCtataatttttatattttgtattcaaCTTTAaggatatatttattttgtgttgacatgtacatgttgtgtactgttcctgtgcattgcttGGATAACAATCTATCTTGCGTTGTCAGACTAACAGTACAAAACCTTAAGCTaatcagtttactatcacacgagacaaacagagagagagagagcagatgtTTGCAGAGTTTTGTGACCTAAAACCCCTCTTATCCCAGTGTCCTAGTCCTCCTTATCCCAGTGTCCTCTTCAAGTCCCCTTCCACATCCTGTATGCAGTTGATCCTGCAGCTCTGACACCAGTCTTTTTACCTGAAGCTGGGCGGATCACACACAGATGTGTTGTGATATGTATTATTCTGTATTATATGTCTCACTGACCTCCCACACAGGCCAGCACCGACTTGAAGGCGCAGCTCTCCATTCCTCTCTCGATCATCTTCTGCTCGTCGCTTTTAAACGGCACCGGCAGCCCTCCCATGACGCCGGGACTCAGCTCCTTTATGGCTCTCTTGTCCCCGATCAGATGCTCCATAATGGTGCTGTACTGGATCGGAGGGTCGTCCATGCTGGAAGCAGCCGCAGCTGGACCTGGTAGGTCCGAGACAGCAGCGTCTGTAGCACCCGTggtggccgccatgtttctcaATGACACACACTGGTGCAGGTAAATGTAGTCAAAGACGAGCGGCTGCAGATTCGTCACATTTCTAATGTCCTGttgaaaacagaaataatagGAACACAAGATAAGcatctatttatatatgtacACTATTGAATAGCAGCAGAGAAAAacatatattaacatatattttaaaaaagaagctTTTATTCTTTCATAAGAT
This window harbors:
- the timm22 gene encoding mitochondrial import inner membrane translocase subunit Tim22, producing MAATTGATDAAVSDLPGPAAAASSMDDPPIQYSTIMEHLIGDKRAIKELSPGVMGGLPVPFKSDEQKMIERGMESCAFKSVLACVGGFVLGGAFGVFTAGIDTNVGFDPKDPLKTPTAREVLRDMGQRGMSYAKNFAIVGAMFSCTECVIESHRGKSDWKNAVYSGCVTGGVIGLRAGAKAGVLGCGGFAAFSAAIEYYLR